In Funiculus sociatus GB2-C1, the following proteins share a genomic window:
- a CDS encoding DGQHR domain-containing protein — protein sequence MEDRIYFGCFVRQRIDKNTTPFFVFYARVKDIKQWARVRRVEDSTDGTQRLLRETRSKAITRFVKSGFNNTIPNNILLAFEPDKAKFSSLEEKLSGCLSEANFHNGCEQQMEWGTLEFSCNTSGNDYCAYVVDGQHRLYGLSEFDSEDLPILVVSLVNASIEEQAFQFIVINNKAVRVPTNNVKAIIANLNEEELQNRLLKAGVKYGNTSPTLRDVNDLDISPFQNLLKWPYNKEGNQLVEIAAIEQSIKYLRAMFTFLDEDEDSLVEIFCAIWRVIKDNYTELWGKENTFMKKVNINALNEFITDRLKFAWELSLVDIFNSEQLETQVLHIVKLLPQEFWKAEWTIKLQDSANVRKQIKEDLSTLADNCRLRRPWNEDLNLPITEG from the coding sequence CTCCTTTCTTTGTATTTTATGCTCGTGTAAAAGATATTAAGCAGTGGGCTAGAGTTCGGCGAGTGGAAGATTCTACAGACGGTACCCAACGCTTGTTACGAGAAACTAGAAGCAAGGCAATAACTAGATTTGTAAAATCTGGCTTCAATAATACCATTCCTAATAATATTCTTTTGGCATTTGAGCCTGACAAAGCAAAATTTTCTTCTTTAGAAGAAAAGTTATCTGGATGTCTTTCTGAAGCTAACTTTCATAATGGTTGTGAACAACAGATGGAATGGGGAACACTTGAGTTCTCCTGTAATACTTCTGGAAATGACTATTGTGCATATGTAGTAGATGGACAACATCGCCTCTATGGTTTGTCAGAGTTTGATTCTGAAGATTTACCTATACTTGTTGTGAGCTTGGTCAATGCTAGTATAGAAGAACAGGCATTTCAGTTCATAGTGATAAATAATAAAGCTGTAAGAGTTCCTACAAATAATGTTAAGGCTATAATTGCTAATTTAAATGAAGAAGAACTTCAAAATCGCCTTTTAAAAGCGGGCGTAAAATATGGAAATACATCACCTACACTCCGAGATGTCAATGATCTAGATATAAGCCCTTTTCAAAATTTACTTAAGTGGCCATACAATAAAGAGGGTAATCAATTAGTTGAAATTGCAGCAATAGAACAATCTATAAAATATTTAAGAGCAATGTTTACATTTTTGGATGAGGATGAAGATTCTTTAGTTGAGATTTTTTGTGCTATATGGCGAGTTATAAAAGACAACTATACAGAATTATGGGGTAAAGAAAACACATTCATGAAGAAAGTAAATATCAATGCCTTGAATGAGTTCATTACTGATCGTTTGAAGTTTGCATGGGAATTAAGCCTTGTAGATATTTTTAATTCTGAACAATTAGAAACACAGGTTTTACATATTGTTAAATTACTTCCTCAAGAGTTTTGGAAAGCAGAATGGACTATTAAGCTTCAAGATAGTGCTAATGTGAGAAAACAAATAAAAGAAGATTTGTCAACGTTAGCAGACAATTGCAGGCTAAGAAGGCCTTGGAACGAAGATTTAAATTTACCTATAACAGAAGGGTAA
- a CDS encoding DNA phosphorothioation-associated protein 4, protein MAETGRIRVAKDKADLVKALTSADGATGPFQTYADAIVFAAALGAKHKKRVPLGEISKREPSPIRLEYFATMGHDWVIKLLGITETQDIKILSLNEEEYEAKRNHIFEEYANGGLEILQNELRGSVDYSERILLFLSYERTYKEQQDEEFDLSKFLS, encoded by the coding sequence ATGGCTGAAACGGGCAGAATTAGAGTTGCTAAAGATAAAGCAGATTTAGTGAAGGCTTTAACATCGGCAGATGGTGCAACAGGACCTTTCCAAACCTATGCTGATGCGATCGTGTTTGCAGCAGCTTTAGGTGCAAAGCATAAAAAGCGTGTACCTTTAGGGGAAATTTCTAAAAGAGAACCTTCTCCCATTAGGTTAGAGTATTTTGCAACAATGGGTCATGATTGGGTAATCAAATTATTAGGCATTACTGAAACTCAAGATATAAAAATTTTATCCCTTAATGAAGAAGAATATGAAGCTAAACGCAATCATATCTTTGAAGAGTACGCTAATGGTGGACTAGAGATCCTGCAAAATGAGTTGCGCGGATCAGTAGATTATTCAGAGCGAATTTTATTATTTTTAAGTTATGAACGAACGTACAAAGAGCAGCAAGACGAGGAATTTGACTTGAGCAAGTTTTTGTCTTGA